The Taeniopygia guttata chromosome 13, bTaeGut7.mat, whole genome shotgun sequence nucleotide sequence CATCAAGCCACTGTGATTAGCAGTATATTTCAGTGTTGTGCTATGTAGTTTTATAACTGTGATCCTGATTGTTTTTCCACACATTGACGTGATGGATACTTGTCAAAAGTAGTCTCAATTTCTGAAGAGAGAATTAATATAAGCTCTAAGGTAGCCTGGTGAAATAAGGCTGTagttatatataaaaaaaaaagattgctgAATTTTCTAGCTGCAGCAATAAGCTAACATTTCAGTTTATGAGCTTTGTGAGTTTTAACAAGTGAATATTACCACCAGCTCCcgggaagaaaaagaagaaagtaatGCAATGTAAATTCTacaaggaaagggaaaacaaatagTACACAAGATTCAATCGCTAGCCatcttctttttattctttgcaCATTTTCCTTTTGGTCCATTTCTTTCTAGTCCCTACTGCAAAGGTGTAAATCTCTGAGAGGCTGGAAAAAATCTACAGACTTGGGTGTTTCATTAACATTCAGATGTGAGCAGCAGTGATGGTAAGTTTTTATAAGAAGATTGGGGTAAATTATTCCTCAACACAGCAATACTAATCTCAGAACCGGATTGCACCAGAGAAGAAGTTGGATCTACTATTTTCAGAGGTTTGAGAAACACTTTTGctgtttttggggggaaaacatGGGCAACAAAAAAGGTGCAAAACTCACTCAAAAGCCACATATAGACACAAACACACAAGAATGAGCCAAGGAAACACTGAGCACAGTTGGAGCAGGACTTACTCTTAGCCCCATCAGATAGTACAGCACACTTATCACCCCCATGGGCAGCACATAGAAGAGCAAAGAAGTGATCTGGACAATACAATTGTAGATCCACAGGGGCATGACCACGGTGCAGGTGGCAGAGCCGGGCACCAGGGTGCCGTTGGGGAAACGCTGCAGCACGATGCCGTGGGTGCCCGTGTTGGGCAGGGCGAAGAGCACggagagcagccagagggccaGGATGGTCCTGAGGGCGCGGCGGCGCGTGCTGGCCAGCTTGGCGCGCAGCGGGTGCAGGACGGCCACGTAGCGCTCCACGCTCAGCGTGGTCACGCTCAGGATGGAGGCGAAGCACACGGTCTCGAAGAGAGCCGTCTTCAGGTAGCAGCCCACGGGCCCCAGCAGGAAGGGGTAGTTGCTCCACATCTCGTAGACTTCCAGGGGCATCCCGAAAAGCAGCACCAGCAGGTCTGAGACCGCCAGGCTGAACAGGTAATAGTTGGTCGGGGTCTTCATGTTGCGGTGCTTGAGGATGACGAGGCAAACCAAGAAGTTCCCCACCACCCCGACAACGAAGATCACCGAGTACACCAaagccatgggcaggaacaggTGGCTCCGTCTGGGCCCACACAGGAAGGTTAAATAATCCTCAGTGCTGTTTAAGTACCCTCTGAGACGTTCTTCATGTAGAGCAAGGTGGTTTAACCAGGAGAAATTACTGACCCAGGCCATTGCTGGATCTGTTGAAATATCTCACAGCTGAGGTTTGCTGtcctttctgtttctctgtgcAAGTTTGCTCACTTTTtgcagagagaggaggagggggcagctgcctTGCCACCCCTGGAAGCACAGAGCCACTGAGGACGTGAATGAGTGTGTTTGCCTGGCTCTGGGTAAGGTTGTGCTGCTCAACAGCTGTttccctgccagagcccctCAGCCAGAAAGCCCCTCCTTTCCCACATATTCATTGGCTCGCTAAGTGCGTTAGATTATAGTGTAGGGAAAGAGGTTCCAGCCACTTgcatcagctcctgcagctgatgCATTTACAGAGTCACTAAAGTGGGATTTAGGGAGCTGCGAATCTGAAATACAGGACACAAAACCAGATGCAGGTTGTTTGTTTATGTCAGAGGGTGGGAAAGCAGACCAGAAACACCCCCAAAACTCAGTCCAAAAAGCTTTTGCAAAATTATAATACTGCTGCATCCTAGTTATGAGCAACAAGCAAAACACAACTAAACAAAAGATTTTGGCATGATTTTGTTGTTCAAATCTctgctaatttttattttctgttgtccATGGCAGCAAGCACTTGGAGACAGAATTTGATCAGTAGAAAGCGAAATAATTTCTGTAGCCATTTCTGTGGAATTATAATGCTTCAGCCTTTTTTAAACACTGCAATTGTTTTTCTCCTGAGATCTGACTAAAGATTTTAATTGCAATTCTTGTTgacatcaaaatattttctcacttCTCAAGTATGCTAGAATTTGATCCTATATTCTTAGAGAGCCTTGttttgggaatatttctgtACAGCGTATTATTCCATATTTATTGCTTATGGGGCATAAACTTCTATAAACTCTTATTTCTTCATGAATGACAAGCATTCTGCAAACACACTTTCTGAGCCAAAAAATAAGTGTCTCCTGCAAGGACCATGGCTGTGCCAAAATAGATCATTTAGCTCTGAATTAATGCTTGATTACTTCCTGAATTTCTCTAAAACAGAAAAGGTCCCAAGTCTGCAGATAAAATTTTCTGAGATTCAGCTGTTTGGAATTGAAGAGGTGCAAGGTCTGAGGGCtcatttatgggatttttgtcAGCTTGGTGTGTGATTTGTCTGCCCAGAGCCTCTCATTAGCTCTCATTTGAGTacctgccctgtcccctccttgAAGCCATGTAAACCTTTTACATCCCTGACATCCTTTGGCAAGGAACTCCTGCTATTTGTGTGTGtatctcttttctctgtttgaCCCTTTAGCTTGGCCTCtcaatgaaaaagaaaaagattgttCCAATAAGCACAGACTGCCTCCAAAATAGCAGCAGTGTGTGAGGGACCAGGGGCTGGTTCCTTTGAGGCACATTCAAAGTGTGGAGCCTGGGAATCACTGAGAAATCATTTGAAATGTGAAAGGCGTGGAAGGTACCACCATAACCATACTAAAAGGCAGAAGCAAGTCTCTTGTGATGACTTTCAGACCTGCTAAAATTATCTCACATATCAACTGCATCAGAAAGACCCAActcatttattttcagtattgcACAGAGGTATTTTGTTCAGCAGATTGAAAAGTTTTACTGGATTATTGAATAACAAATGTGCCCTTTTGACCCATTGCTCCTTTCATTAAGGATTCAGTTTATAGCTATTCCCTGCATTTTAACAATGTTAAATTTGATCTTGATCTGCTGCTGATGTAAGAAGTAGGAGAGAAATCATTAGTTGAGTTCCTGGCTGACACCAGGATTAACtcttccagagcacagcagaacACAAGTATTTGAAAATTTGTACAGAACTAAACATTTTCTGTACCTCTGCTTCACTTTCaacttgttttttgttttatttatgtcttttgttttgtttctttttttttttttcccacatattTTTTTAGTActtaatttctttccatttctcctttttcttcccctggtAAATTCCATAAATCCACTCCACCCTATAGCATACCTGAGGTGAGTAAACCCTTCTGAAGTAGCTACCAAATTggcttcatttttcttcttgcacATTAACTGCTCTAAAGAAACTGAAGTGGAAGATTGAGTCTGTTCAGCTTGAACTCAGTCTTACAGAAAAGGAAACCAGAGAGGTTTGAGTTATTTACTAAAGAGCCAAATGGGCAGTAACACCCACTGTGATCTCTGTGAGAGGAAAGCAATGGGCTGTGCAAACACACCAGGTCACCTCAAAGTGTGAATGTGCCAGACCCACCTGTGCCTACTTCCACTTGTTCTCAATCCTTTCTGATCCTGCTGAGCTCAGATGCTGAAAACCTGTAAGAatagaagcagaagaaaaccagaTAACCCATGGACCAATGTTGCTATGACCACGACTGTGTTGTAGATGGAGAGGACAAAGAGAGTGGAAAACATATTTCAGTTTATTCCTCAAAGCTTTATTTGTGTTCTATATCATATCTGTCTCAATAAGGATAGAAGAATGTATTCAACCAAAGACTTGCTCTGGCTCTATAtgaatggaaatattttatttttacaaccaagacagaaaataaaaacagattttccttATGAAAGTAATATTAAAGcatttgatatttttctttataaagcAAACTTCAATAGTGCTTGCTTTTATACACTGCAAGGAAGAGGGTATGCTGCATTCTGGCCTTTGAATTGTGCAGCTTTATACAATAGCAATGCAATGAATGTAATGTAACATCTCCATTAATGCAGTGTGATGTTGGCAACATTAACCCAGACAAGGTTTTTGGCACTGACAATGTCCTCATGCTGGTGATGTCTCTTGTACCAGGTTTACATTGAGGAATGTTTCCCTTTGCCAGTGGAACGTGCTGCTATGAACAGCAAAGTGCACACTTAAGAAGGGCTGAATTCAAACACCTTCATGTCAAAGCCCTTGTAAGAGCACCATTAACTACTTTATATTAGTACCTGGTGAGTGctggagtccaggacatccctctgactgccctggctgtcttgagaccctggcaggggtctcaGGGaccctggcatgaagtcaaaaacatccgtggcttcgattttagcccgtggaaaaCTGTCAGCTCTGGATGAGGAATGACAAGTCACAAGGGTTTTAGTAGTTTGATACTTGAATTAACACAgtgtggaaaagtagaatttttggatttttaaaatgggGTTCAGTGGGGCACAAGATAGAGGAATTTGGGTGTGTCCtagccttcttctccttcctcttgtCCTCCGTGgcttggtgtgatggtgacacttttctattggttaaGGATAGtgacacactgtccaacatacATGATAGGAAATGGTgaagaaattgtaaacatagATATGTAGTTTAGagtatataatgtgggagctgcccagggctcaGGGCAAAAATGTTATGGCCTCCTTGCTAGCCAGAGCTtggcaggtcagagagaaagagagtttagataagaagaaataaacgACCTTGAAAACGCAATCAGAAGCACTCCAGGCTCTTTCTTTGGCTGCTCAGGCTAAGGGAAGCAAAGACACTTTTCGAtctcttggggtcaccctgaccttCAGAACCTCGAGAGAAATCGACAGGGGTGAGTAattgggaaatgggaaaatttggcACATTAATCAAAAGAGGCAGAGGACAGTGGAAGAATATAGAAAATGGATAAATGTTCCACTGGCCCCACTGGCAGAGGGGTGAGAGCTACTTTGAGATATGAGCCATCATGATGGACTCTTCTGaacatttgtttatttcagAATGGAGACTTGCATTCATGCAAAACAAGctatttttggatatttttagCTGTGTGGTAAGACAAGCATAACATGCTCGGTTGTGGATGTGGAAGTAGTAGATCTGTGTAAATGCCCTGGTGTGCCACACAGATCAATTCTGTTGGATTCTGCCCGTGCAATCCTGCACTGACATGTCCACTTGGCACCCAGGACTGGAGCTGGCATCTCTCAGCAGAGCTTCAGGGGATTTTGCTCAGAGTTTGAAGGAAAATGCTGCACTTCTTACTGTGCACACACCCTCAGGAAGTCATCCTGCTTCACTGGAAGGGCTTGGACAGGTGCTGGGTTTGCCAGAATTCTTGGCAAGAAGGTCCAATATTTTTTATCTTCAGCAGGTGAAGCTTggcttttttctcatttctaatTTCCTTTTGCAGATTCTGTTGTTTCAGTGGTCTCTTCCCCTGCACTTTGGGGATTCTGAAGGCAGGGGCAAAAGCCTTTAGAGGTTCTGTgtgagggagctgctctgcagcctgtcTGGGCCTGAGTTCCCTGCTGCTTTCACTGAGCTTTTCTGAGCTGCCCCTGGGGCCACACAAAGTTCTGAATTGCAGATTCAAACTCCCTGTTTTAATCCTTGGAGGAGTTGGCAGTACCAAGTGTTTCTGTCCCAGAGGAATGCAAAGAAGAGGATGCAAATAAGAGgcagaaatgttaatttttactACACTGAAGACATTAACACAATTTCCTAGAAAAATATAGCCCCATTCCCCCTATAAATTCCTGAGCTATAATTATAGCTAGTggatttgactttttttcttttttgaaaggCCTGTTTGAAACGTTCCCTACAGTAGCTGGAATGTGAATCCTTGTTTTCCTAAGTACCTTCATTATAAAATTCAACATGCCACCAAACACATGGGTACATTCTGTGTATTTTCTCTTGATCAAGGCTGGAAGATGGACCTGCACCAGAACAAAAGCTGGATCTGTAGGAGCCTTTCCATAACTTGTTGTAAGTAATTTTACAATTACCTTGGCTCTTCACAGAGAGCTTCTCCATGGCTGTGCATGACATCTGAAGTCCCCAGGATATCAATC carries:
- the NMUR2 gene encoding neuromedin-U receptor 2, which produces MAWVSNFSWLNHLALHEERLRGYLNSTEDYLTFLCGPRRSHLFLPMALVYSVIFVVGVVGNFLVCLVILKHRNMKTPTNYYLFSLAVSDLLVLLFGMPLEVYEMWSNYPFLLGPVGCYLKTALFETVCFASILSVTTLSVERYVAVLHPLRAKLASTRRRALRTILALWLLSVLFALPNTGTHGIVLQRFPNGTLVPGSATCTVVMPLWIYNCIVQITSLLFYVLPMGVISVLYYLMGLRLKGDESLEVEEMAVNVQRPSRRSVTKMLFVLVIVFAICWAPFHIDRLFFSFVVEWTEPLANTFNLIHVVSGVFFYLSSATNPIIYNLLSQRFRMAFLSVISPCCKHCAPKHPTCKISSQKSMFVIEDHNLMDSAENTSLPGTHRTSVSSSQLSTGL